In Streptomyces capitiformicae, one genomic interval encodes:
- a CDS encoding alpha/beta hydrolase: MPGLSPARGVGVEASKAVARLARLPLDMAAEGVGQLTGVLGRALHGRPEGPADPLPASSGIPVLLVHGLADGQSVVPPLERELHGDGVGPFVPVACNPFGPDIRTAARTLGQQVESACAGGAGRTAVVIGYSLGGLIARYYVQRLGGDAHVPLLITLATPHGGTATALLAPAHPLLRQLRPGSELLTELGEPAPNCHTRFVAFYSDLDEAVIPAARGRISHPDLNARNVLVPGVGHLTLPLHRPVIGEMRALLAAAQVLFAVCAPDGDSPQPGGPVGRDTDTGFP, from the coding sequence GTGCCGGGGCTGTCACCGGCGCGCGGCGTGGGTGTCGAGGCGAGCAAGGCAGTCGCACGTCTGGCCCGGCTCCCGCTCGACATGGCCGCCGAGGGCGTTGGGCAGCTGACGGGAGTGCTGGGCCGTGCCCTGCACGGGCGGCCGGAGGGCCCGGCTGACCCGCTGCCCGCCAGTTCGGGGATTCCCGTGCTGTTGGTGCATGGGCTGGCCGACGGGCAGTCGGTCGTCCCGCCGCTGGAGCGTGAGCTGCACGGCGACGGCGTGGGCCCCTTTGTCCCGGTCGCCTGCAACCCGTTCGGCCCGGACATCCGCACGGCGGCCCGGACCCTGGGCCAGCAGGTCGAGTCGGCGTGTGCCGGCGGCGCGGGGCGGACCGCGGTCGTGATCGGGTACAGCCTGGGCGGGCTGATCGCCCGCTACTACGTGCAGCGGCTCGGCGGTGACGCGCACGTACCGCTGCTGATCACGCTGGCGACGCCGCACGGCGGGACCGCCACCGCTCTGCTGGCCCCGGCCCATCCGCTACTGCGCCAGCTACGGCCGGGGAGCGAGCTGCTGACCGAACTCGGCGAACCGGCCCCGAACTGCCACACCCGGTTCGTGGCCTTCTACAGCGACCTGGACGAGGCCGTCATCCCCGCCGCCAGGGGCCGCATCAGCCATCCGGACCTCAATGCCCGCAACGTGCTGGTGCCGGGTGTCGGCCACCTGACGCTGCCCCTTCACCGGCCGGTCATCGGCGAGATGCGCGCGCTGCTGGCCGCTGCCCAGGTCCTGTTCGCCGTCTGTGCCCCGGACGGTGACTCTCCGCAGCCCGGTGGGCCGGTCGGCCGCGACACGGACACCGGTTTCCCGTGA
- a CDS encoding transposase, whose protein sequence is MPLTDAQWARIGPLLPDRTPKRGGLWRDHREVIDAIAFKFQTGTQWVHLPEKYGNWRGVYHRLRMWAVDGTWERVFIASRAKGSCRHEVQPPDRRRRHRRMGGRRALEGRVGGSGGLWR, encoded by the coding sequence GTGCCGTTGACTGACGCGCAGTGGGCGCGGATCGGGCCGTTACTCCCGGACCGCACGCCGAAGCGGGGTGGCCTCTGGCGGGACCACCGGGAAGTGATCGACGCGATCGCGTTCAAGTTCCAGACCGGAACGCAATGGGTCCACCTGCCGGAGAAGTACGGCAACTGGCGAGGTGTCTACCACCGGCTGCGGATGTGGGCCGTCGACGGCACTTGGGAGCGGGTGTTCATCGCGTCACGAGCGAAAGGCAGCTGCCGTCATGAAGTCCAACCGCCAGATCGTCGCCGACGCCATCGCCGCATGGGCGGCCGACGTGCACTCGAGGGCCGCGTCGGTGGAAGCGGTGGCCTGTGGAGGTGA
- a CDS encoding DNA polymerase III subunit alpha has product MPGFTHLHTVSGFSLRYGASHPERLAERASERGMDALALTDRDTLAGAVRFAKACAAAGIRPLFGVELAVGEPAPPVRQARRRAPVRGGAFIDESTPRVAFLAREGATGWAELCRIVTAAHAGDSEREGSPPLLPWAECAAEGLTVLLGPASDVGRALAAGRPDRAAKLLAPWREAYGDALRLEAVWHGREGTGPGSLRLAARTVGFAAEQRIRPVLSNAVRYADPGMGPVADVLDAARRLVPVDPRGELDSGEAWLKDAGAMLAVAERVVEAAGYRRDTAYRLLEQTRATAAECLVDPEDDLGLGTVHFPEPHLVGAGRRTAQRTLASRAAAGMVLYGYDNRRAYWDRMHQELDVIAHHGFASYFLTVAQVVDDVRKMGIRVAARGSGAGSLVNHLLGIAHADPVEHGLLMERFLSKRRTVLPDIDIDVESARRLEVYRAIIARFGTERVATVAMPETYRVRHAVRAVGAALSLDPADIDRIAKSFPHIRARDARAALEELPELRKLARELQREGARYGRLWELVEALDALPRGVAMHPCGVLLSDASLLSRTPVMPTSGEGFPMSQFDKDDVEDLGLLKLDVLGVRMQSAMAHAVAEVARATGERLDLDALDFERGDGDPATYQLIRSTETLGCFQIESPGQRDLVGRLQPATFHDLVVDISLFRPGPVAADMVRPFIAARHGRAPVRYPHPDLEEPLKETYGVVVFHEQIIHIVDIMTGCGRDEADRVRRGLSDPESQGRIRVWFAQHAAAKGYDAETVARAWEIVEAFGSYGFCKAHAVAFAVPTYQSAWLKAHHPAAFYAGLLTHDPGMYPKRLLLADARRRGVPILPVDVNRSAVAHHIELVSESRVWGLRLALSDVHGINEAEAARIEAGQPYASLLDFWERARPSRPLAQRLAQVGALDDFGANRRDLQLHLTELHRGARGAGGGQLPLAGGRRTAPAGLPDLSSAERLSAELGVLSMDVSRNLMDDHRKFLDELGVVPARRLREARHGETVLVAGAKAATQTPPIRSGKRVIFTTLDDGTGLVDLAFFDDSHDACAHTVFHSWLLLVRGVVQRRGPRSLSVVGAAAWNLAELVELRREGGLDAVMPRLAEPVAEGTHRDPTNGRRIRMPTGYEMNPWADLRPAGEEPTKTRKLWHQSPGSAG; this is encoded by the coding sequence GTGCCGGGATTCACGCATCTGCACACCGTCTCCGGGTTCTCCCTGCGCTACGGCGCCTCGCACCCGGAGCGGCTGGCCGAGCGCGCCTCCGAACGGGGTATGGACGCCCTCGCCCTCACCGACCGGGACACCCTCGCGGGCGCGGTCCGGTTCGCCAAGGCCTGTGCCGCGGCGGGGATCCGCCCGTTGTTCGGGGTGGAGCTGGCGGTGGGGGAGCCCGCGCCTCCCGTACGGCAGGCGCGGCGGCGTGCTCCCGTGCGCGGGGGTGCCTTCATCGATGAGTCGACACCCCGAGTGGCATTCCTCGCGCGGGAGGGTGCGACCGGCTGGGCCGAGCTCTGCAGAATCGTTACGGCAGCGCATGCGGGCGACAGTGAGAGAGAGGGGAGCCCACCCCTGTTGCCCTGGGCGGAGTGCGCCGCCGAGGGCCTGACCGTCCTGCTCGGCCCCGCCTCCGACGTGGGGCGCGCGCTCGCCGCCGGGCGCCCCGACCGCGCCGCGAAGCTCCTCGCACCCTGGCGGGAGGCGTACGGCGACGCCCTGCGTCTGGAGGCGGTGTGGCACGGCCGCGAAGGCACCGGTCCGGGCTCGCTGCGCCTGGCCGCCCGTACCGTCGGCTTCGCCGCCGAGCAGCGGATCCGCCCGGTGCTCAGCAACGCGGTCCGGTACGCCGACCCCGGTATGGGCCCGGTCGCCGACGTCCTGGACGCCGCCCGCCGCCTGGTCCCCGTCGACCCCCGCGGTGAGCTGGATTCCGGCGAGGCCTGGCTCAAGGACGCGGGCGCCATGCTGGCCGTCGCCGAGCGGGTCGTCGAGGCCGCCGGGTACCGCCGCGACACCGCGTACCGTCTGCTGGAGCAGACCCGTGCCACGGCCGCCGAGTGCCTGGTCGACCCGGAGGACGACCTCGGCCTCGGCACCGTCCACTTCCCCGAGCCGCACCTCGTCGGCGCCGGCCGCCGCACCGCCCAGCGGACGCTGGCCTCACGCGCGGCGGCGGGCATGGTGCTGTACGGCTACGACAACCGGCGCGCCTACTGGGACCGGATGCACCAGGAACTGGACGTCATCGCCCACCACGGCTTCGCCTCCTACTTCCTGACGGTCGCCCAAGTGGTCGATGACGTGCGGAAGATGGGCATCCGGGTCGCCGCACGAGGCTCCGGCGCGGGCTCCCTCGTCAACCACCTCCTCGGCATCGCGCACGCCGACCCCGTCGAACACGGCCTGCTGATGGAGCGGTTCCTGTCCAAACGGCGGACCGTGCTGCCCGACATCGACATCGACGTGGAGTCCGCGCGCCGTCTGGAGGTCTACCGCGCGATCATCGCCCGCTTCGGCACCGAGCGGGTCGCCACCGTCGCGATGCCGGAGACGTACCGCGTCCGCCACGCCGTCCGCGCCGTGGGCGCGGCCCTCTCCCTGGACCCCGCCGACATCGACCGGATCGCCAAGTCCTTCCCGCACATCCGGGCCCGCGACGCCCGCGCGGCCCTCGAAGAACTCCCGGAACTGAGGAAGTTGGCGAGGGAGCTTCAGCGGGAAGGCGCGCGATACGGTCGGCTGTGGGAGCTGGTCGAGGCGCTCGACGCCCTCCCGCGCGGAGTCGCCATGCACCCGTGCGGAGTACTGCTCTCCGACGCCTCCCTCCTGTCCCGTACGCCGGTGATGCCGACCAGCGGCGAGGGGTTCCCCATGTCCCAGTTCGACAAGGACGACGTCGAGGACCTCGGACTGCTCAAACTTGATGTGCTGGGCGTGCGGATGCAGTCGGCGATGGCGCACGCGGTGGCGGAGGTGGCGCGGGCGACGGGGGAGCGGCTCGACCTCGACGCGCTCGACTTCGAACGGGGCGACGGCGACCCGGCGACGTATCAACTGATCCGTTCCACCGAGACGCTGGGTTGCTTCCAGATCGAGTCGCCGGGACAGCGGGACCTGGTCGGGCGGCTGCAGCCGGCCACCTTCCACGACCTGGTGGTCGACATCTCCCTCTTCCGGCCCGGGCCGGTCGCCGCCGACATGGTGCGGCCGTTCATCGCGGCCCGGCACGGGCGGGCGCCGGTCCGCTACCCGCATCCGGACCTGGAGGAACCGCTGAAGGAGACATATGGCGTCGTCGTCTTCCACGAGCAGATCATCCACATCGTCGACATCATGACCGGCTGCGGACGGGACGAGGCGGACCGGGTGCGGCGCGGGCTGTCCGACCCCGAGTCGCAGGGGCGGATCCGTGTGTGGTTCGCGCAGCACGCGGCGGCCAAGGGGTACGACGCCGAGACGGTCGCACGGGCCTGGGAGATCGTCGAGGCCTTCGGGTCGTACGGTTTCTGCAAGGCGCACGCGGTGGCCTTCGCGGTGCCGACGTACCAGTCGGCGTGGCTGAAGGCGCATCATCCGGCGGCCTTCTACGCGGGGCTGCTCACGCACGACCCCGGGATGTATCCGAAGCGGCTGCTGCTCGCGGACGCGCGGCGGCGGGGGGTGCCGATCCTGCCGGTGGACGTCAACCGGTCGGCGGTCGCACATCATATCGAACTGGTGTCTGAATCCAGGGTGTGGGGGCTGCGGTTGGCCCTCTCCGACGTGCACGGCATCAACGAGGCTGAGGCGGCGCGGATCGAGGCCGGGCAGCCGTACGCCTCGCTGCTGGACTTCTGGGAGCGGGCGCGGCCGAGCCGACCGCTCGCCCAGCGACTCGCCCAGGTCGGCGCGTTGGACGACTTCGGCGCCAACCGGCGTGATCTGCAGCTGCACTTGACGGAGCTGCACCGGGGCGCCCGAGGCGCGGGTGGCGGCCAGCTGCCGTTGGCGGGCGGGCGCAGGACCGCGCCGGCCGGGCTGCCGGACCTGTCCTCCGCCGAGAGGCTCAGTGCCGAGCTGGGCGTGCTGTCGATGGACGTCTCGCGCAATCTGATGGACGACCACCGGAAGTTCCTCGACGAGCTGGGCGTGGTGCCGGCGCGGCGGCTGCGCGAGGCACGGCACGGTGAGACGGTCCTGGTCGCGGGCGCCAAGGCGGCCACCCAGACCCCGCCGATCCGCTCCGGCAAACGGGTCATCTTCACCACCCTCGACGACGGTACGGGCCTGGTCGACCTCGCCTTCTTCGACGACTCCCACGACGCGTGCGCCCACACCGTCTTCCACTCCTGGCTGCTGCTGGTGCGCGGCGTGGTGCAGCGGCGCGGCCCGCGCAGCCTCAGCGTGGTCGGCGCGGCCGCCTGGAACCTCGCCGAACTCGTCGAACTGCGCCGCGAGGGCGGCCTCGACGCGGTGATGCCACGGCTGGCGGAGCCGGTGGCGGAGGGCACCCACCGCGACCCCACGAACGGCCGACGCATCCGCATGCCCACCGGATACGAGATGAATCCATGGGCCGATCTGCGGCCCGCGGGCGAAGAGCCCACGAAGACACGGAAGTTGTGGCACCAGAGTCCGGGGAGTGCGGGATGA
- a CDS encoding DNA polymerase Y family protein, giving the protein MNIVRVPDDKPSTFFHVRLSRPEGLPELMAVLERFTPAVQALAPSAAVAQLSGALRLFGAEPVDLAERIRVRALAWYGLDTAVGIGPSWTVAAMASARTGPGGIRCVVPEQAEAFLGPLPVEDLYGIRRAQAAELRSLGVETVGQLAGLPAGTVLRILGQAGRELRERARGIDRRTVVPGRGAQSVSVRADFPLDTLDGVEIRAAALRLATELGARLRTHDRAARRITVTVRTADRRDLSRTRTLPAPSAHTDDLREAVYAVLDGYGLQRARIRRLTLTAEHIVDAALAHTQLTLDRGREARLRAEPVIDALNERYGPGTVGPAACFINRGPHAA; this is encoded by the coding sequence ATGAACATCGTTCGCGTACCTGACGACAAGCCGTCCACCTTCTTCCACGTACGGCTGTCGCGCCCCGAAGGGCTGCCCGAGCTGATGGCGGTGCTGGAGCGGTTCACGCCTGCCGTGCAGGCATTGGCGCCGTCCGCCGCTGTCGCCCAACTCAGCGGTGCGCTACGGCTGTTCGGGGCGGAGCCGGTCGATCTCGCGGAGCGGATCCGGGTGCGGGCCCTGGCCTGGTACGGGCTGGACACGGCCGTGGGCATCGGCCCCTCCTGGACGGTCGCCGCGATGGCCTCGGCCCGTACCGGCCCCGGCGGCATCCGGTGCGTCGTACCGGAACAGGCCGAGGCGTTCCTGGGCCCGCTGCCCGTCGAGGACCTGTACGGGATCCGGCGCGCGCAGGCGGCGGAGCTGCGGAGCCTGGGCGTGGAGACGGTCGGGCAACTGGCCGGGCTCCCGGCCGGCACCGTCCTGCGGATCCTGGGCCAGGCCGGCCGTGAGCTGCGGGAACGTGCCCGCGGGATCGACCGCCGTACGGTTGTCCCGGGGCGGGGCGCGCAGTCGGTGAGCGTCCGCGCGGACTTCCCGCTCGACACACTCGACGGCGTCGAGATCCGCGCCGCCGCACTGCGACTGGCCACGGAACTCGGCGCACGACTGCGCACCCACGACCGGGCGGCACGCCGGATCACCGTCACGGTACGGACGGCCGACCGGCGGGACCTGTCCAGGACCCGGACCCTGCCCGCGCCCTCGGCCCACACCGACGACCTGCGGGAGGCGGTGTACGCCGTCCTCGACGGCTACGGCCTCCAGCGCGCCCGTATCCGGCGGCTCACCCTGACCGCCGAGCACATCGTGGACGCCGCCCTGGCCCACACCCAGCTGACACTGGACCGTGGCAGGGAGGCGCGGCTGCGCGCGGAGCCCGTCATCGACGCCCTCAACGAACGGTACGGACCCGGCACGGTGGGCCCGGCCGCCTGCTTCATCAACAGGGGACCTCATGCGGCGTGA